A window of Brevinema andersonii genomic DNA:
TTCTGAAGAACGAACAAAATTTTGGAAGCAGCGATTCATTGAAGATACTGAACTTTTTCCTATTTATGATTCTTTTGGATTAAAAAATCATCAAGGTCGCAATCATATTTTAGAATTTCTGAATGAAATACAAATCTCTTTGCCTAATACTTACATAAAATTATTTATTACCTATGGGAAGAAATATTTTTTCATTCCGTTTGAATTTGCTAGCGACTCACTGCTCGCAATATATTGCCAACACAAGCATTGCGATGAAACAGGACCGTTCAAAACGATTTCTTTAATCTATAATAAAGAACTCTATGGTGCCCCTACGGAATCAGAAAAAATAGCTTACCTTACAGATAAAAGAAATTTTATTATTGATAATATCCAACCGGAACTTCTGTTTGTTGCAGATCACGGAATTATTGAGAATGATCAAGGAAAATTAACACACCACAAAATTGAAGAAAGAATCAAAAACATTTCACCGAAGCTAACCGTTTTAAATTCGTGTCACCTTGCTCGTGTAAAAAACGGTATCATTCTTCATTTTTTAAATAAAAATTCAGTTGTTATTGCATCGCCTTTTCGCACGCCTGCTCATAAAAGTGTATTCAGTCCTCTACTGAAATTTTTATATGGATATAGCTACCAGGATATTGTTAACAGTTTTGCAATAACAGGAATTTTTTATCCTAGTGTGCGCAAATATTTTAGAATTTTCCTACCTTAGTTCTTTTTTACTTGAATTCCTAAATCTAAAAGTTGTTGAATATCAACTTCCGAAGGTGCATCCGTTAAAGGGCATGTTCCTTTTTGTGTTTTAGGAAATGCAATAACATCACGAATACTGTCAAGCTGCTGGAACTGCATGACCATTCTATCTAATCCTAATGCAATACCCCCATGCGGAGGCGCACCAAATGCTAAAGCATCTAAAAGAAAACCAAATTTCTCTTGAGCTTCAGCTTCCGAGATGTTGAGAAGTTGAAAAATTTTTGCCTGTGTTTCAGAATCAGCAATACGAATAGAGCCTCCTCCTAGTTCAATCCCATTGCAGATAACATCATAAGCACTAGCTCGAACCTTACCAGGATTGCTCTCCAATAATTTAATATCCTCAGGATTCGGAGACGTAAAAGGGTGGTGAACGGACACCCAACGTCCTGTTTCGATATCTTTTTCGAGCATAGGAAAATCAACAACCCATAAAAATGAAAATTTATCTTTCGGCCGCAATTCAAATCTGTCTCCTATTTCTAAACGGAGATTACCAATAGCATCATAAACAATTTTATCATTCACATCCGCTATAAACAAAAGCACATAGCCATCTTCGGCACCGGTTATTTTAATGAGCTGTTGCTGAATATCCTCAGAGAAATATTTGACAATATTCGATTCAAGGGCACCATTCTTAACACGCATCCATGCCATACCTTTAGCTCCATAGTTGCCAACAAAAGAAATTAATTCATCTAAATCTTTGCGCGAAAGTTTATCGCCGTTAGGAACAGGCAGACATTTTACCATCCCTCCCTTCGCAGTAACCGATGTAAATACAGAAAAATCAGAATTACTGACAATAGAGCTAACATCAACAATCCCCATTCCAAAGCGCAAATCCGGCCTATCAGACCCATACTTTTCCATGGCATTATGATAGCTCATACGTAGAAAAGGAATTTGTATATCCAAATTATAAATTCTCTTCAATATCCTTACTAACATTTCCTCGATAAGTGACTGGATATCTTCTGCAGTTACAAACGACATTTCTATATCCAATTGCGTAAACTCAGGCTGACGATCGGCACGGAGATCTTCATCGCGGAAACAGCGGGCTATCTGATAATACCGCTCGATACCTCCTACCATCAGCAGCTGCTTAAAAATCTGAGGTGACTGAGGAAGAGCATAAAACGAACCTTTATGCAGACGCGACGGTACAAGAAAATCACGAGCGCCTTCGGGGGTGGATCTTGTCAGAAGAGGTGTTTCAACTTCCAAAAAACCATTTTCCTGCATTGTTGAACGAATATTTTCAACAATCAACGATCGTTTTAGAAGGTTATCATACATTTTGGGGGATCTCAGATCAAGATATCGATATTTAAGACGGGCTTCTTCGTTAACTTGATCAGCATGGATATCAAAAGGAGGTGTTTTCGACCGATTAAAAATAAAAAGTTCTGTACAGACTAGTTCATAAGCCCCCGTAGCAATACGTGGATTCTCCAAACCTTCTCCCCTCCTACGCAGAAAACCTTTGGCACTGATCACATCTTCCCGGCGTAATGTTTTTGCTAGTTCGTGTGTCTTCCTAGCTTCTGCAGGATCAAAAACCAATTGTACTATTCCGCTTCTGTCGCGCAGATCGATAAAAACTAATTCACCATGGTCTCTATAGTGATCAACCCAGCCATTAACAGTATATGTTTTGTTAAGTTTGTCGTCGCTTGTGAGCGCGCCGCAAAATAACGTTCGCTGCTTATCTTTTGACAGAAGCATTCTTTTCTCCAAAACTTTATTTTTCTTATTATATATCACGGAACAAATTTTTGCAAGCTACTAGGTAATGAGGATATCACGAAAAAATGCCGTCAAACGGTGAACTTTCTGTTCTGCATCCGCAGCAAAAGTCTGATAAATAAGTAAATTAGGATTATATGGATTAAAGGATACCGGATGAGAGCCATTTCGCGCGATAGCCATTACTTTCAATGGATCTGCTTTAGATTGATGGGAAAATAAAATTTCAATATGATTTTTTTTCTCGGTGATAGATGCAACTCCTAACCTTCCGGCTTCTATCTTAAGTCGCGCAATTTCAAATAGCGTCAGTACTGATCCCGGCAACGACCCATAACGGTCACGGAGTTCTTTTTTTAATTCTTCAGTTTGACCTTGCTCTTTGACTGATACAATTTTCTTATATGCTTCCATTTTTAATGCCGGATCATGAATATACTCATCAGGAATAAAAGCATCGTAAGATAAATCAATTAAAGGCTCTGTCACATTCGAAACCTTGCCTTGAAGCTTTTGAACTTCTTCACACAGCAGCTTCATATACATATCATACCCTAAAGCTGTCAAATGTCCATGCTGTTCCGCTCCTAAAATATTTCCAGCACCGCGTATTTCCATATCCTGCTTGGCAATCTGAAATCCTGCTCCTAATTCCGTATATTCCAAAAGCGCATCCAAGCGTTTGTTCGCTGCTTCAGTGATATTCTTATGCTCAGGAAACAGAAAGTATGCATAGGCCTGCTTATTCGACCTACCCACACGTCCTTTGAGTTGATAAAGCTGAGACAACCCCAAACGCTGGGCATCACTGACAATAAGAGTATTGGCATTGGGAATGTCGAGACCACTTTCGACAATAGTAGTGGACACTAGCACATTATAATACCCACGCATGAATCCCAAAAATGCATCTTCCAGCTCATCTTCCTCCATACGTCCGTGCGCCGTAACAATAGAAGCTTCTGGAAACAGTTCAGCGATCATCTCAGCAAATTTATGAAGCTCCTTGATCCTGTTTTGAATAAAGTAAACCTGTCCGCCACGGTTCAGTTCGAAGCTAATAGCTTCCTTAACCAACTCAGGACGGAAATCAGAAACAATCGTCTCAACAGGAATACGTAAATCCGGAGGAGTCTGTAACGTCGAAAGTGAACGCAAATTCCCTAACGCTAGTGATAAAGTCCGAGGAATAGGCGTTGCAGAAAGCGATAAAATATCTGTCAAAGGATAACGCATTTTTATTTTTTCTTTGTGCTCGACACCAAATTTATGTTCCTCATCTATTATCAAAAGCCCTAAATCTTTAAAATTTAAATCCTTACTTAACAAAGCATGAGTTCCGATCAGCATGTCTATTTTTTGTTCAGCCGCACGTTTCAAAATATCTTTGCGTTCAGCAGATCCCGTAAAACGTGTAAGTGACTCTATTTTAACAGGAAAATCTTTAAATCTCTCAAGACAGGTCAAATAATGTTGCTCAGCAAGAATAGTTGTCGGCGCCAACAACGCCACCTGCTTGCCGGCAAAGATTGCTTTAAACGCCGCCCTTAAAGCAATCTCCGTCTTCCCAAAACCAACATCCCCACAAAGCAATCTATCCATAGGCTTAGGATCTTCCATGTCAGATTTAATCTCTTCTATTACACTGATTTGATCCGGGGTCTCAATATAACTGAATTGATCTTCGAAAGCTTTTTGTTCCTCCGCATCAACAGGAAACTCAAACCCCTCAAGCGCAACCCTCTTTGCATGGGCTTGCACCAATTCTTTAGCAAACCGCAAAATATCTTCCTGAGCTTTTGCTCTTTTTTTATGCCAGGATTTACCGCTCAGAGAATCAAGTTTGGGTTTTTTATCTTCCAATCCTCCCGCATAGCGTCCGATCAAATCAGCTTGCTCCAGCGGCACAAATAATTTCTGTTTATCTGCATACTCAATAAGGATATAGTCTTTTTCTTTTTCTAACACGGCAATGCGTTCAATGCCCCGGAACAAACCAATGCCATAGTTAAGATGAACAACCGCATCCCCAGGCTCAATTTCCGATTCGAATGGTGTGAAAACAGCCTGTTTTAGGCGCTTACGAAATAGTTTTTTCTTACCGCTAACATCCGTCTCACCAACGCACAGTAAAGCACTTCCAATATTATGAGCAAAAAAACCAAATTCCCAGTTGTCCTCAACAATAAATAATCCGCGTGCATTCTCAGGAATATCACGGAAAATTTTCACTGTTTTCGGACGAAAACGGCGCAACATAACCGCAATCCTGCGAGCACTCTCTTTATACTCAGCAAAGAAACATGCACATAAATTGGGGTAATTTTCAAAAAGTTTTTCCAGCTCGACGACAAACCCAGAAAACCCACCAGAAAAATTACCTTCAGCGCGGGTATTAGGAAATGTCTTTCCGCTGGCATCTCGGATGTAGACAGCATATGCATCTTTTGCTGCCTCGTACATTGAACTTGCTAATAAACGTTCAGCACCAAGACGCGCAAAAATTGCACGAATTTTATTATCTTCCGATTCAGGCTTTTCCGTAAACAAAATGTTAAATTCGCGTTCTCGAACATAGTCTTTAAGGAGACTAAGATTTGTATAAAAATCAACAAAATTCGAGTGAGCTAGTGGATTTGTAAAAGGACCTTCGAATCCATCTTTATCTTTTGGAAAAACAAACTCAGCTAACGGAAGAATTTCAAGAAGATCCGTATGACTACAAGTCAGTTGAGTATGAGGATCAAAAAAAGAAATTCGTGCTAATTTCCCATCCTCAACAATAAGGCGGACCGGATATTCACTATCCCCTGGATAAACATCCAATAACCTATTTTTAAGGACCACTTCGCCTTCTTCGCGCACTAATGAAGTTTGCATATATCCATACTGCTGAAGTTGTTCCATGAGCTGATCAAAATCCAAAAAATTTCCTAATTTTAAGGTTAAATGTGCAGCATCAAACGACCGAACTGGTGGAAGAACCCGGATAAAACTGCGATATGATACCGTAATAATATAAGGATGCTCATTTTTTCGCAGCAAAGATAAAACTTTGACGCGCTGCGAAAGC
This region includes:
- the mfd gene encoding transcription-repair coupling factor, whose product is MGRSFNFFPHEKGLHTLALPPGAALFGLQELVDLGQHVFVVAENDAQAEKIYESLSSFYTHVLYFPAIDLMPFSHGVPSLDVLSQRVKVLSLLRKNEHPYIITVSYRSFIRVLPPVRSFDAAHLTLKLGNFLDFDQLMEQLQQYGYMQTSLVREEGEVVLKNRLLDVYPGDSEYPVRLIVEDGKLARISFFDPHTQLTCSHTDLLEILPLAEFVFPKDKDGFEGPFTNPLAHSNFVDFYTNLSLLKDYVREREFNILFTEKPESEDNKIRAIFARLGAERLLASSMYEAAKDAYAVYIRDASGKTFPNTRAEGNFSGGFSGFVVELEKLFENYPNLCACFFAEYKESARRIAVMLRRFRPKTVKIFRDIPENARGLFIVEDNWEFGFFAHNIGSALLCVGETDVSGKKKLFRKRLKQAVFTPFESEIEPGDAVVHLNYGIGLFRGIERIAVLEKEKDYILIEYADKQKLFVPLEQADLIGRYAGGLEDKKPKLDSLSGKSWHKKRAKAQEDILRFAKELVQAHAKRVALEGFEFPVDAEEQKAFEDQFSYIETPDQISVIEEIKSDMEDPKPMDRLLCGDVGFGKTEIALRAAFKAIFAGKQVALLAPTTILAEQHYLTCLERFKDFPVKIESLTRFTGSAERKDILKRAAEQKIDMLIGTHALLSKDLNFKDLGLLIIDEEHKFGVEHKEKIKMRYPLTDILSLSATPIPRTLSLALGNLRSLSTLQTPPDLRIPVETIVSDFRPELVKEAISFELNRGGQVYFIQNRIKELHKFAEMIAELFPEASIVTAHGRMEEDELEDAFLGFMRGYYNVLVSTTIVESGLDIPNANTLIVSDAQRLGLSQLYQLKGRVGRSNKQAYAYFLFPEHKNITEAANKRLDALLEYTELGAGFQIAKQDMEIRGAGNILGAEQHGHLTALGYDMYMKLLCEEVQKLQGKVSNVTEPLIDLSYDAFIPDEYIHDPALKMEAYKKIVSVKEQGQTEELKKELRDRYGSLPGSVLTLFEIARLKIEAGRLGVASITEKKNHIEILFSHQSKADPLKVMAIARNGSHPVSFNPYNPNLLIYQTFAADAEQKVHRLTAFFRDILIT
- the aspS gene encoding aspartate--tRNA ligase; this translates as MLLSKDKQRTLFCGALTSDDKLNKTYTVNGWVDHYRDHGELVFIDLRDRSGIVQLVFDPAEARKTHELAKTLRREDVISAKGFLRRRGEGLENPRIATGAYELVCTELFIFNRSKTPPFDIHADQVNEEARLKYRYLDLRSPKMYDNLLKRSLIVENIRSTMQENGFLEVETPLLTRSTPEGARDFLVPSRLHKGSFYALPQSPQIFKQLLMVGGIERYYQIARCFRDEDLRADRQPEFTQLDIEMSFVTAEDIQSLIEEMLVRILKRIYNLDIQIPFLRMSYHNAMEKYGSDRPDLRFGMGIVDVSSIVSNSDFSVFTSVTAKGGMVKCLPVPNGDKLSRKDLDELISFVGNYGAKGMAWMRVKNGALESNIVKYFSEDIQQQLIKITGAEDGYVLLFIADVNDKIVYDAIGNLRLEIGDRFELRPKDKFSFLWVVDFPMLEKDIETGRWVSVHHPFTSPNPEDIKLLESNPGKVRASAYDVICNGIELGGGSIRIADSETQAKIFQLLNISEAEAQEKFGFLLDALAFGAPPHGGIALGLDRMVMQFQQLDSIRDVIAFPKTQKGTCPLTDAPSEVDIQQLLDLGIQVKKN